Proteins found in one Methylobacterium sp. CB376 genomic segment:
- a CDS encoding metal-dependent hydrolase family protein, translating into MSPDLVLFRNARVLDGRHDTALDGHDVLVEGGTIREVSDRPLTAEAARVVDLAGRTLMPGLIDCHVHVIATIPDLGANADLPDSLVALRAARIMHGMLMRGFTTVRDLGGADHGLALAVREGLIAGPRLVICGKALSQTGGHTDYRGRFHARDVSHYATKLGAMGRVCDGVDAVRRVAREEIKAGADFIKIMANGGVSSPTDPIAFLGYSVEEIRAIVEEARNAQTYVAGHLYTDEAIRRAVECGVLSVEHGNLVTPATARLIREAGAFVVPTNVTFDALAKEGAALGLPPASVAKIEDVREAGLAALETLREAGVMMAYGTDLLGEMHRHQSEEFVIRGRCLPAIEVIRSATVNAAKVVRQEGKLGVVAPGAHADLIVVDGDPLADLSLLTGQGRHMPAIMIGGRFVKDALAR; encoded by the coding sequence ATGAGCCCCGACCTCGTCCTCTTCCGCAACGCGCGCGTCCTCGACGGCCGCCACGATACGGCCCTCGACGGCCACGACGTGCTGGTCGAGGGCGGCACGATCCGCGAGGTGTCCGACCGTCCCCTGACGGCCGAAGCGGCCCGGGTGGTCGATCTCGCCGGGCGCACGCTGATGCCCGGCCTGATCGACTGCCACGTCCACGTGATCGCGACGATCCCGGATCTCGGGGCCAATGCCGACCTGCCGGATTCGCTCGTCGCCCTGCGGGCGGCGCGGATCATGCACGGCATGCTGATGCGCGGCTTCACGACGGTGCGCGACCTCGGCGGCGCCGATCACGGGCTGGCGCTGGCGGTGCGCGAGGGGCTGATCGCGGGGCCGCGGCTGGTGATCTGCGGCAAGGCCCTGTCGCAGACGGGCGGCCACACCGATTACCGCGGCCGCTTCCACGCCCGCGACGTCTCCCACTACGCCACCAAGCTCGGCGCGATGGGGCGGGTCTGCGACGGGGTCGACGCCGTGCGCCGGGTCGCCCGCGAGGAGATCAAGGCCGGCGCCGACTTCATCAAGATCATGGCGAATGGCGGCGTCTCCTCGCCGACCGACCCCATCGCCTTCCTGGGCTACTCGGTCGAGGAGATCCGCGCCATCGTCGAGGAGGCGCGCAACGCCCAGACCTACGTGGCGGGGCACCTCTACACGGACGAGGCGATCCGGCGGGCCGTCGAATGCGGCGTGCTCTCGGTGGAGCACGGCAACCTCGTGACGCCCGCGACCGCGCGGCTGATCCGCGAGGCGGGCGCCTTCGTGGTCCCGACCAACGTGACCTTCGACGCGCTCGCCAAGGAGGGCGCGGCGCTCGGCCTGCCGCCGGCCTCGGTGGCCAAGATCGAGGACGTGCGCGAGGCCGGCCTCGCCGCCCTGGAGACCCTGCGCGAGGCCGGGGTGATGATGGCCTACGGCACCGATCTCCTCGGCGAGATGCACCGGCACCAGTCGGAGGAATTCGTGATCCGCGGCCGCTGCCTGCCGGCGATCGAGGTGATCCGCTCGGCGACGGTCAACGCCGCCAAGGTGGTGCGCCAGGAGGGCAAGCTCGGCGTCGTGGCGCCGGGGGCGCACGCGGACCTGATCGTGGTGGACGGCGATCCCCTCGCCGACCTCTCGCTCCTCACCGGCCAGGGCCGGCACATGCCGGCGATCATGATCGGCGGCCGCTTCGTGAAGGACGCGCTCGCGCGCTGA
- a CDS encoding CocE/NonD family hydrolase produces MSASTEADEAGSSAWRVAPGAYLEARPPCFAQPAAPESCYVTMRDGCRLALDLHLPRPLDGGSAPGSFPTILLFTPYYRRFKLRPGARGEANPNSGKFRDLFVPRGYAVVIVDVRGTGASFGTRDSFRSPKEREDSREITDWVVAQPWSNGRVGATGVSYLGAAADFLASTGHPAVKAIAPLFSVWDTYSDNYFPGGIALKELTRVYDELMVGLDHDRRDLLKNFVYYANPDFAGPQPVDEDPDGILLAQAIREHLGNFRQTEFMPEFRFREEPLPYDPGFSSASFSPYAVSDRIRPDVAVLSVSGWMDGAGYMNGAVSRFLTLDRNPRHLLLGPWDHGARIDVSPWRRSQEARFPYLGEVLRFFDHYLAERDTGLAAEAPVHVYAMHAEAWREAASWPPVAETTDLHLGAEARLLAEPGASGAAEHRVDFAAGTGRGTRYERIAGINSTEYYADWAGRTDRMLSFTSAPLAADRELIGHALADLWLSSSEPDAGLFVYLTEIEADGAERYVTEGLLRALHRAEAPAPERYRTTWPFRTFRRAQAAPLVPGRVERIRIPLLPTAWRFAAGSRIRVSLAGADADHCGQIPHGRPPLLRVHFGADAPSRIALPLARA; encoded by the coding sequence ATGTCCGCATCGACCGAGGCCGACGAGGCCGGCTCGTCCGCGTGGCGCGTCGCGCCGGGCGCCTACCTGGAGGCGCGCCCGCCCTGCTTCGCGCAGCCGGCGGCGCCGGAATCCTGCTACGTGACCATGCGCGACGGCTGCCGCCTCGCCCTCGACCTGCACCTGCCGCGGCCGCTCGACGGCGGGAGCGCGCCCGGATCCTTCCCGACCATCCTGCTCTTCACCCCCTATTACCGCCGCTTCAAGCTCCGGCCCGGGGCGCGCGGCGAGGCGAACCCGAATTCGGGCAAGTTCCGCGACCTGTTCGTGCCGCGCGGCTACGCGGTCGTGATCGTGGACGTGCGCGGGACGGGCGCGAGCTTCGGCACCCGCGACAGCTTCCGCTCGCCGAAGGAGCGGGAGGACAGCCGCGAGATCACCGACTGGGTGGTGGCGCAGCCCTGGTCGAACGGCCGCGTCGGCGCCACCGGCGTGTCCTATCTGGGCGCGGCGGCGGATTTCCTCGCCAGCACCGGCCACCCGGCGGTCAAGGCGATCGCGCCGCTCTTCTCGGTCTGGGACACCTACAGCGACAATTACTTCCCGGGCGGGATCGCCCTCAAGGAGCTGACGCGGGTCTACGACGAGCTGATGGTCGGGCTCGACCACGACCGGCGCGACCTGCTGAAGAATTTCGTCTACTACGCGAACCCGGACTTCGCCGGGCCGCAGCCGGTCGACGAGGATCCGGACGGGATCCTGCTCGCCCAGGCGATCCGTGAGCATCTCGGCAATTTCCGCCAGACCGAGTTCATGCCGGAATTCCGGTTCCGCGAGGAGCCCCTGCCCTACGATCCGGGCTTCAGCTCGGCCTCGTTCAGCCCCTACGCGGTCTCGGACCGCATCCGGCCGGACGTGGCCGTCCTGTCGGTCTCCGGCTGGATGGACGGGGCCGGCTACATGAACGGGGCGGTCTCCCGCTTCCTCACCCTCGACCGCAACCCGCGCCACCTGCTGCTCGGGCCCTGGGACCACGGCGCGCGCATCGACGTCTCGCCCTGGCGCAGGAGCCAGGAGGCGCGCTTCCCGTATCTCGGCGAGGTGCTGCGCTTCTTCGACCACTACCTCGCGGAGCGCGACACCGGCCTCGCGGCCGAGGCGCCGGTGCACGTCTACGCGATGCACGCGGAGGCGTGGCGGGAGGCCGCGTCCTGGCCGCCGGTCGCGGAGACGACCGACCTCCATCTCGGGGCGGAGGCGCGCCTGCTCGCCGAACCCGGCGCGTCGGGCGCGGCCGAGCACCGGGTCGATTTCGCGGCGGGCACCGGCCGGGGCACCCGCTACGAGCGCATCGCCGGCATCAACAGCACGGAGTACTACGCGGACTGGGCCGGCCGCACGGACCGGATGCTGAGCTTCACCTCCGCCCCGCTCGCGGCCGACCGCGAGCTGATCGGCCACGCGCTCGCGGATCTCTGGCTGTCGAGTTCGGAGCCCGATGCCGGGCTGTTCGTCTACCTGACGGAGATCGAGGCGGACGGGGCCGAGCGCTACGTCACCGAGGGGCTGCTGCGGGCCCTCCACCGGGCGGAGGCCCCGGCGCCGGAGCGCTACCGGACCACGTGGCCGTTCCGGACCTTCCGCCGCGCGCAGGCGGCGCCGCTGGTCCCGGGCCGGGTCGAGCGCATCCGCATCCCGCTCCTGCCGACGGCCTGGCGCTTCGCGGCCGGCAGCCGCATCCGCGTCTCGCTGGCGGGGGCCGATGCGGACCATTGCGGGCAGATCCCGCACGGCCGCCCGCCGCTCCTGCGCGTCCATTTCGGCGCGGACGCGCCCTCGCGGATCGCGCTGCCCCTCGCCCGGGCCTGA
- a CDS encoding gamma-glutamyltransferase family protein, producing the protein MFTTRPELRGTFGAVASTHWIASAVGMSVLERGGNAFDAVAACGFVLQIVEPHLNGPGGEVPIILKPAGSEPVVICGQGGFPQAATPARFAALGLSQVPGTGLLPAVVPGAFDAWMLLLRDYGTWGVGAVLEAAIGYAESGFPVLPRVASSILAAETLFATEWPSSAAAWLPGGAVPRPRTRLRSPDIAATYRRIVAEAEAAGGGRERQIEAARDAFYRGFVAEAVDRFYRTAELVDSSGRRHRGLLAAEDLAGFAARREPTVSRAYHGVTVHKTGPWGQGPALLESLALLEGFDLGAMDPAGPDFVHTLVECMKLAYADREAFYGDPDFVEVPLATLLSDSYADARRRLVTDRASAELLPGDLPGARERIARVLAMAGREIPVGIGHGEPTFAPLPVEWGDTVHVDVVDRHGNMVSATPSGGWLQSSPTVPGLGFSITTRGQMCWLEPGHPSTLRPGARPRTTLTPTLVTRDGAGYLAMGTPGGDQQDQWTLAVLLRHLHHGLDLQAAIDLPLFTSRHVPQSFYPRLFEPGRLLVEERLGPEVIAELGRRGHDLRVEPPWSLGRVCAAGLRDGFIVAAATPRLMQAYAVGR; encoded by the coding sequence ATGTTCACCACCCGCCCGGAACTGCGCGGCACCTTCGGGGCCGTCGCGAGCACGCACTGGATCGCGAGCGCCGTCGGCATGTCGGTGCTGGAGCGGGGCGGCAACGCCTTCGACGCCGTCGCGGCCTGCGGCTTCGTGCTCCAGATCGTCGAGCCCCACCTGAACGGGCCGGGCGGCGAGGTGCCGATCATCCTGAAGCCGGCGGGCTCCGAGCCGGTCGTGATCTGCGGCCAGGGCGGGTTCCCGCAGGCCGCGACGCCCGCGCGCTTCGCCGCGCTCGGCCTGTCGCAGGTGCCGGGAACCGGACTCCTGCCGGCCGTGGTGCCGGGCGCCTTCGACGCCTGGATGCTGCTGCTGCGCGACTACGGCACCTGGGGCGTGGGCGCGGTGCTGGAGGCGGCGATCGGCTACGCGGAGAGCGGCTTCCCGGTCCTGCCGCGGGTCGCCTCCTCGATCCTGGCGGCCGAGACCCTGTTCGCCACCGAGTGGCCGAGCTCGGCGGCGGCCTGGCTGCCGGGCGGGGCGGTGCCGCGCCCCCGCACCCGGCTCCGCTCGCCCGACATCGCGGCGACCTACCGGCGGATCGTCGCCGAGGCGGAGGCGGCGGGCGGCGGCCGCGAGCGGCAGATCGAGGCGGCCCGCGACGCCTTCTACCGCGGCTTCGTGGCCGAGGCCGTGGACCGCTTCTACCGCACGGCCGAGCTCGTCGATTCGAGCGGTCGGCGCCATCGCGGCCTCCTCGCGGCCGAGGATCTCGCCGGCTTCGCGGCCCGGCGGGAGCCGACCGTCTCGCGCGCCTATCACGGCGTCACGGTGCACAAGACCGGGCCCTGGGGCCAGGGACCGGCCCTGCTCGAGAGCCTGGCGCTGCTGGAGGGATTCGACCTCGGCGCGATGGACCCGGCCGGACCCGACTTCGTCCACACGCTCGTCGAGTGCATGAAGCTCGCCTACGCGGACCGCGAGGCGTTCTACGGCGACCCGGACTTCGTCGAGGTGCCGCTCGCGACGCTGCTGTCGGATTCCTACGCGGATGCGCGCCGCCGGCTGGTGACCGACCGGGCCTCGGCGGAGCTCCTGCCGGGGGACCTGCCCGGCGCGCGGGAGCGGATCGCCCGCGTGCTCGCCATGGCCGGGCGCGAGATCCCGGTCGGGATCGGCCACGGCGAGCCGACCTTCGCGCCCCTGCCGGTGGAGTGGGGCGACACGGTCCACGTCGACGTGGTCGACCGGCACGGCAACATGGTCTCGGCGACGCCGTCCGGGGGCTGGCTGCAGAGCTCGCCCACCGTGCCGGGCCTGGGCTTCTCGATCACCACGCGCGGCCAGATGTGCTGGCTCGAGCCGGGCCATCCCTCGACCCTGCGCCCCGGCGCGCGCCCGCGCACCACGCTGACCCCGACCCTCGTCACCCGCGACGGGGCCGGGTACCTGGCGATGGGCACGCCCGGGGGCGACCAGCAGGACCAGTGGACCCTGGCCGTGCTGCTGCGCCACCTGCACCACGGCCTCGACCTGCAGGCGGCGATCGACCTCCCGCTCTTCACGAGCAGGCACGTCCCGCAGAGCTTCTATCCGCGCCTGTTCGAGCCGGGCCGGCTCCTCGTCGAGGAGCGGCTCGGGCCGGAGGTCATCGCCGAACTGGGCCGGCGCGGGCACGATCTGCGCGTCGAGCCGCCCTGGTCGCTGGGCCGCGTCTGCGCGGCCGGGCTGCGCGACGGCTTCATCGTGGCCGCCGCGACGCCCCGGCTGATGCAGGCCTACGCGGTCGGGCGCTGA
- a CDS encoding UDP-glucuronic acid decarboxylase family protein has protein sequence MRYGNIKKILVTGGAGFLGSHLCERLLAQGHEVLCLDNFFTGTRANVRHLLDEPNFELMRHDVTFPLYVEVDEIYNLACPASPVHYQFDPVQTTKTSVHGAINMLGLAKRVKAKVLQASTSEVYGDPEVHPQPEEYWGRVNPIGFRSCYDEGKRCAETLFFDYHRQHNLPIKVVRIFNTYGPRMHPNDGRVVSNLIVQALRGEDITLYGDGLQTRSFCYVDDLIEAMLRMMATGPEVTGPINIGNPGEFTIRELAEIVLEVTGSRSRLVHRPLPPDDPKQRRPDIAKARRILNWEPQVDLRAGIARTVAYFDAFLSEQARISAE, from the coding sequence ATGCGGTACGGCAACATCAAGAAGATCCTGGTCACCGGCGGTGCGGGCTTCCTCGGCTCGCATCTCTGCGAGCGCCTGCTCGCCCAGGGGCACGAGGTGCTCTGCCTCGACAATTTCTTCACCGGAACCCGCGCGAATGTCCGGCACCTGCTCGACGAGCCCAATTTCGAGCTGATGCGCCACGACGTGACCTTCCCGCTCTACGTCGAGGTGGACGAGATCTACAATCTCGCCTGTCCGGCCTCGCCGGTGCACTACCAGTTCGACCCGGTCCAGACCACCAAGACGAGCGTGCACGGCGCCATCAACATGCTCGGCCTGGCCAAGCGCGTGAAGGCGAAGGTGCTGCAGGCCTCGACCTCGGAGGTCTACGGCGACCCCGAGGTGCACCCGCAGCCGGAAGAGTACTGGGGGCGTGTCAACCCGATCGGCTTCCGCTCCTGCTACGACGAGGGCAAGCGCTGCGCCGAGACGCTGTTCTTCGACTATCACCGCCAGCACAACCTCCCGATCAAGGTGGTGCGAATCTTCAATACCTACGGCCCGCGCATGCATCCGAACGACGGCCGGGTGGTGTCGAACCTGATCGTGCAGGCGCTCCGGGGCGAGGACATCACGCTCTACGGCGACGGGCTGCAGACGCGCTCCTTCTGCTACGTCGACGACCTGATCGAGGCGATGCTGCGGATGATGGCGACCGGGCCGGAGGTGACCGGGCCGATCAACATCGGCAATCCGGGGGAGTTCACCATCCGGGAACTGGCCGAGATCGTGCTCGAGGTGACCGGGTCGCGCTCGCGGCTGGTGCACCGGCCGCTGCCGCCGGACGATCCCAAGCAGCGCCGACCCGACATCGCCAAGGCCAGGCGCATCCTGAACTGGGAGCCGCAGGTGGACCTGCGCGCCGGCATCGCGCGCACCGTGGCGTATTTCGACGCGTTCCTGAGCGAGCAGGCGCGGATCTCCGCGGAGTGA
- a CDS encoding isochorismatase family protein, protein MDDYANRSYGEIPVGFGAKPGIVVVDFQVGFTDPRYPLGGAPLVARAVENTARLLDAARRANVPVAVCNTAYLNQREMPYWKITAVRDTFLHDHPSVALDPRIYRPDYDLMVTKKGPSIFFNTGVSDYFTKERVDTVIVTGCNTSGCIRASAIDSFSYRYRTIVPEDCVGDIEEGPHRDNLRDLGRRYVDVSDLATVLGWLDAWRSRNAA, encoded by the coding sequence ATGGACGATTACGCGAACCGCAGCTACGGCGAGATCCCGGTCGGATTCGGCGCGAAGCCCGGGATCGTGGTGGTGGACTTCCAGGTCGGCTTCACGGATCCGCGATACCCGCTCGGCGGCGCCCCCCTGGTGGCCCGCGCGGTCGAGAACACCGCGCGGCTCCTCGACGCCGCCCGGCGCGCGAACGTGCCGGTCGCGGTCTGCAACACCGCCTATCTCAATCAGCGCGAGATGCCGTACTGGAAGATCACCGCCGTGCGCGACACGTTCCTGCACGACCACCCGAGCGTCGCCCTCGACCCGCGCATCTACCGGCCCGATTACGACCTGATGGTCACCAAGAAGGGCCCGTCGATCTTCTTCAACACCGGCGTCTCCGACTACTTCACCAAGGAGCGGGTCGACACCGTGATCGTGACGGGCTGCAACACGAGCGGCTGCATCCGGGCGAGCGCGATCGACAGCTTCAGCTACCGCTACCGGACGATCGTGCCGGAGGATTGCGTCGGCGACATCGAGGAGGGGCCGCACCGCGACAACCTGCGCGACCTCGGCCGGCGCTACGTCGACGTCAGCGACCTCGCCACCGTGCTCGGCTGGCTCGACGCCTGGCGGAGCCGGAACGCCGCCTGA
- a CDS encoding DUF3280 domain-containing protein yields the protein MIRHVARLAAALTIAASAASAAVAAPRKAAVFDFQFGNLGASPPTEADLGRLGRLTEQLRAALQDSGRYAPVPLAAVAQEAAKSDLRHCNGCAEDLARKAGAEVAITGEVQKVSNLILNINVYVKDVDSAAPERGYSVDIRGDTDESFERGLRYLIRNKLLAQ from the coding sequence ATGATCCGCCACGTCGCGAGGCTCGCGGCCGCCCTGACCATCGCCGCCAGCGCGGCGAGCGCCGCGGTGGCCGCCCCGCGGAAGGCCGCCGTATTCGATTTCCAGTTCGGCAATCTTGGCGCCTCGCCGCCGACCGAGGCGGATCTCGGGCGGCTCGGCCGCCTCACCGAGCAGTTGCGCGCCGCGCTCCAGGACAGCGGACGCTACGCGCCCGTGCCCCTCGCGGCCGTGGCGCAGGAGGCCGCCAAGAGCGACCTGCGCCACTGCAACGGCTGCGCCGAGGACCTCGCCCGCAAGGCCGGGGCCGAGGTGGCGATCACCGGCGAGGTCCAGAAGGTCTCCAACCTGATCCTGAACATCAACGTCTACGTGAAGGACGTGGATTCGGCCGCGCCCGAGCGGGGCTACAGCGTGGACATCCGGGGCGACACCGACGAATCCTTCGAGCGCGGTCTGCGCTACCTGATCAGGAACAAGCTGCTGGCGCAGTAG
- a CDS encoding TetR/AcrR family transcriptional regulator, giving the protein MSRTERQQQARSVATRERLVRAALDEIFEVGYHAATTQQIAERARVSRGALLHHFPTRADIILAAMEVLLADGTAEIKAVSADVRSGALPLADFVEFLWQLFSGRFFYLSMEMITEARHDPALRRGLIPVVQRFHAALDAIWVEFCDGERRPPREARIILNLTVNLVRGMGVQTVLRPEPDYYRDMIEAWKSLLPQLIAGPAGDAAFAGPRFRAAGREAVS; this is encoded by the coding sequence GTGTCGCGGACGGAACGCCAGCAGCAGGCGCGGAGCGTCGCCACCCGCGAGCGGCTGGTGCGCGCGGCCCTCGATGAGATCTTCGAGGTCGGCTACCACGCGGCCACGACCCAGCAGATCGCCGAGCGCGCCCGGGTCTCGCGCGGGGCCCTGCTCCACCATTTCCCGACCCGGGCCGACATCATCCTGGCCGCCATGGAGGTGCTGCTCGCGGACGGCACGGCGGAGATCAAGGCGGTCTCGGCGGATGTGCGCAGCGGGGCGCTGCCGCTCGCCGACTTCGTCGAGTTCCTCTGGCAGCTGTTCTCGGGCCGCTTCTTCTACCTGTCGATGGAGATGATCACCGAGGCGCGCCACGATCCGGCCCTGCGCCGGGGCCTGATCCCGGTCGTGCAGCGCTTCCACGCCGCCCTCGACGCGATCTGGGTCGAGTTCTGCGACGGGGAGCGGCGGCCGCCCCGGGAGGCGCGGATCATCCTCAACCTCACCGTCAACCTCGTGCGCGGCATGGGCGTGCAGACGGTGCTCCGTCCCGAGCCGGACTATTACCGCGACATGATCGAGGCCTGGAAATCCCTGCTGCCGCAGCTGATCGCCGGCCCGGCGGGCGACGCCGCCTTCGCGGGCCCGCGCTTTCGCGCCGCGGGCCGGGAGGCTGTATCATGA
- a CDS encoding DEAD/DEAH box helicase, with product MAFPPLPAPLARALDARGYDEPTPVQAAVLEADHAGRDLLVSAQTGSGKTVAYGLALAETLLGEAEAFGAPGAPLALVIAPTRELALQVHRELAWLYGAAGARVVSCVGGMDPRRESRALAEGVHIVVGTPGRLRDHLERRNLDPSRLRAVVLDEADEMLDLGFREDLEFILGATPVERRTLLFSATLPKGIVALAEHYQREARRIAVAGERRGHADIEYRAVRILPRETELVVVNTLRLVEARTAIVFCNTRNAVRHLQAVLTERGFAAVALSGELGQGERNAALQALRDGRARVCVATDVAARGIDLPGLGLVIHAELPHDAEVLQHRSGRTGRAGRKGISVLLVPGSRRRKAEELMAQAGVVPVWSGPPPADEIRALDQERLLVDPLLTEETSEEDRAMAQALLAQRSAEDLAAALVRAYRARLPAPEEVTDPGFASGRPTAARREGPRPALGPSVWFRLNVGRRDNADPRRLLPMLCRRGGITREEVGAIRIFDRETKFEIRGGAAANFADSFGRSGSADLRVEPLDGTPELPRRPARRRG from the coding sequence TTGGCTTTTCCTCCCCTCCCCGCCCCCCTCGCCCGGGCGCTCGACGCCCGCGGCTACGACGAGCCCACTCCCGTCCAGGCCGCCGTGCTCGAGGCCGACCATGCGGGCCGCGACCTCCTGGTCTCGGCCCAGACCGGCTCGGGCAAGACCGTCGCGTACGGCCTCGCCCTGGCCGAGACCCTGCTCGGCGAGGCCGAGGCGTTCGGCGCCCCCGGCGCCCCGCTCGCCCTGGTGATCGCGCCGACCCGCGAACTCGCGCTCCAGGTGCACCGCGAACTCGCGTGGCTCTACGGGGCCGCGGGGGCGCGGGTCGTCTCCTGCGTGGGCGGGATGGACCCGCGGCGGGAGAGCCGCGCCCTGGCGGAGGGCGTGCACATCGTCGTGGGCACGCCCGGGCGCCTGCGCGACCACCTGGAGCGGCGCAATCTCGATCCGTCGCGGCTGCGCGCCGTGGTGCTCGACGAGGCCGACGAGATGCTGGACCTCGGCTTCCGCGAGGATCTCGAATTCATCCTGGGCGCGACGCCGGTCGAGCGGCGCACCCTCCTGTTCTCCGCGACCCTGCCGAAGGGCATCGTGGCGCTCGCCGAGCATTACCAGCGCGAGGCGCGCCGCATCGCGGTGGCGGGCGAGCGGCGGGGCCACGCGGACATCGAGTACCGGGCCGTGCGCATCCTGCCGCGCGAGACCGAGCTCGTCGTCGTCAACACCCTGCGCCTCGTCGAGGCGCGCACCGCCATCGTGTTCTGCAACACCCGCAACGCGGTGCGCCACCTCCAGGCGGTGCTGACCGAGCGCGGCTTCGCGGCGGTGGCGCTGTCGGGGGAACTCGGCCAGGGCGAGCGCAACGCGGCGCTCCAGGCCCTGCGGGATGGGCGCGCCCGGGTCTGCGTCGCCACCGACGTCGCGGCGCGCGGGATCGACCTGCCCGGGCTCGGCCTCGTCATCCACGCCGAGCTGCCGCACGACGCCGAGGTGCTGCAGCACCGCTCCGGCCGCACCGGCCGGGCCGGCCGCAAGGGGATCAGCGTGCTGCTGGTCCCGGGCTCGCGCCGGCGCAAGGCCGAGGAGCTGATGGCCCAGGCGGGCGTGGTGCCGGTCTGGTCGGGGCCGCCGCCGGCCGACGAGATCCGCGCCCTCGACCAGGAGCGGCTCCTGGTCGACCCGCTCCTCACCGAGGAGACGAGCGAGGAGGACCGGGCGATGGCGCAGGCGCTGCTCGCGCAGCGCTCCGCCGAGGATCTCGCGGCGGCCCTGGTGCGGGCCTACCGGGCCCGCCTGCCCGCGCCCGAGGAGGTGACGGATCCGGGCTTCGCGAGCGGGCGCCCGACCGCGGCCCGGCGCGAGGGCCCGCGGCCGGCGCTCGGCCCGAGCGTGTGGTTCCGGCTGAACGTGGGCCGGCGCGACAATGCCGACCCGCGCCGGCTGCTGCCGATGCTCTGCCGCCGCGGCGGGATCACCCGCGAGGAGGTCGGAGCGATCCGCATCTTCGATCGCGAGACCAAGTTCGAGATCCGCGGCGGCGCCGCGGCGAACTTCGCCGACAGTTTCGGGCGCAGCGGCTCGGCCGACCTGCGCGTCGAGCCCCTCGACGGCACGCCCGAACTGCCCCGCCGCCCCGCCCGGCGCCGCGGCTGA
- a CDS encoding leucine-rich repeat-containing protein kinase family protein, with protein sequence MTAAPSSDTLTALRRGDLDGATVLRLGGGLSAVPDEIFGLADTLEVLDLGGNALTSLPDGMGRLRKLRVLFCSGNRFERLPPSLGDCPSLSQVGFRACGLREVPGEALPPRLRWLILTDNRLGALPAALGERPALQKLMLAGNRLRSLPETLAGAESLELLRLAANRFEALPPWLTALPRLAWLAWSGNPCEPVAGAARVPRVPWSALACEARLGEGASGVVHRALWRRAAGAPGEPVALKLFKGAMTSDGLPEREMAACLAAGAHPHLTGALGRLDGHPEGAQGLLLRLLPPEWRVLAGPPSPESCSRDVYAPDLRLTGPAARRLARGIAAAASHLHAGGLMHGDLYAHNVIWDGARGEAVLSDFGAASVLPAGAAGAALARVEVRAWGILLDELLARMPAAEVPPALAALAGACTGPDAAGRPSMAEALAALDAEAR encoded by the coding sequence ATGACCGCTGCCCCTTCCTCCGACACCCTGACGGCGCTCCGGCGCGGCGACCTCGATGGCGCGACGGTGCTGCGCCTCGGCGGCGGCCTCTCCGCCGTCCCGGACGAGATCTTCGGCCTCGCCGACACCCTGGAGGTGCTCGACCTCGGCGGGAACGCCCTGACCAGCCTGCCCGACGGCATGGGGCGCCTGCGCAAGCTGCGGGTGCTGTTCTGCTCGGGCAACCGGTTCGAGCGGCTGCCGCCCAGCCTCGGCGACTGCCCTTCCCTGAGCCAGGTCGGCTTCCGCGCCTGCGGGCTGCGCGAGGTGCCGGGCGAGGCGCTGCCGCCCCGGCTGCGCTGGCTCATTCTCACGGACAACCGCCTCGGCGCGCTGCCCGCGGCGCTCGGCGAGCGTCCCGCGCTGCAGAAGCTGATGCTGGCGGGCAACCGGCTGCGCAGCCTGCCGGAGACGCTCGCCGGGGCCGAGTCTCTCGAACTCCTCCGGCTCGCGGCGAACCGCTTCGAGGCGCTGCCGCCCTGGCTCACCGCCCTGCCCCGCCTCGCCTGGCTGGCGTGGTCGGGCAATCCCTGCGAGCCCGTGGCCGGGGCGGCGCGCGTGCCCCGGGTGCCGTGGTCGGCCCTCGCCTGCGAGGCGCGGCTGGGCGAGGGCGCCTCCGGCGTGGTCCACCGCGCCCTCTGGCGCAGGGCCGCGGGCGCGCCGGGGGAGCCGGTCGCGCTCAAGCTGTTCAAGGGCGCGATGACGAGCGACGGCCTGCCCGAGCGCGAGATGGCGGCCTGCCTCGCGGCGGGCGCGCATCCCCACCTGACCGGGGCCCTCGGCCGGCTCGACGGCCACCCGGAGGGCGCGCAGGGGCTCCTGCTGCGGCTGCTGCCGCCGGAATGGCGCGTCCTCGCCGGCCCGCCGAGCCCGGAGAGCTGCAGCCGCGACGTCTACGCCCCGGACCTGCGCCTGACCGGGCCGGCGGCGCGGCGCCTCGCGCGCGGGATCGCGGCCGCCGCGTCCCACCTGCACGCGGGCGGGCTCATGCACGGCGACCTCTACGCCCACAACGTGATCTGGGACGGGGCGCGGGGCGAGGCGGTGCTGAGCGATTTCGGCGCCGCCTCGGTGCTGCCGGCCGGCGCGGCGGGGGCCGCGCTCGCGCGGGTGGAGGTGCGGGCCTGGGGCATCCTCCTCGACGAACTCCTCGCCCGGATGCCGGCCGCCGAGGTCCCGCCCGCGCTCGCCGCCCTGGCGGGGGCCTGCACGGGCCCGGATGCGGCGGGGCGGCCGTCCATGGCCGAGGCGCTCGCGGCGCTCGACGCGGAGGCCCGGTGA